One part of the Olleya sp. YS genome encodes these proteins:
- a CDS encoding EamA/RhaT family transporter has product MYLLLSICASTLIFVIFKTIGKRNVNTLQTIVVNYFTAFTLGVLSYDSTVVVSEIISSKWFFGAIGLGILFITIFNVMALTAQRNGLSVASVASKMSVVIPIIFGLFVYNESLGWQKGLGIILALVAVYLASVKVKSKTFSYKGLWLPIILFLGSGTIDTSIKYIETTYLADNGIPIFSATIFLIAGCIGVGLLSAKAIQNTYVFDSKSIIAGVVLGIVNYYSIYTLLKALNAEHFESSTIFTVNNVAIVMLSTVIGLLLFKEKLSLKNWIGISIAIISIILVTLA; this is encoded by the coding sequence TTTACTACTTAGTATTTGTGCTTCGACATTAATTTTTGTCATTTTTAAAACTATTGGCAAGCGTAATGTTAACACCTTACAAACTATTGTGGTCAACTACTTTACCGCATTTACTTTAGGCGTTTTAAGTTATGATTCTACTGTAGTTGTTTCAGAAATAATTTCCTCAAAATGGTTTTTTGGAGCAATTGGCTTGGGTATTTTATTTATTACCATATTTAATGTCATGGCATTAACAGCACAGCGTAACGGTTTATCTGTTGCTTCTGTTGCAAGTAAAATGAGTGTAGTAATTCCAATAATTTTTGGACTTTTTGTGTATAATGAAAGTTTAGGATGGCAAAAAGGACTAGGTATTATTTTAGCATTAGTTGCAGTTTACTTAGCTTCAGTCAAAGTAAAATCAAAAACCTTCTCTTACAAAGGTTTATGGTTACCTATCATTTTATTTTTAGGGTCTGGTACTATAGACACTTCCATAAAATATATTGAAACAACCTATTTGGCAGATAATGGTATTCCTATTTTTTCTGCTACCATTTTTTTAATAGCAGGTTGTATTGGAGTTGGCTTGCTTTCTGCGAAAGCGATACAAAATACTTATGTTTTTGACTCTAAAAGCATCATAGCAGGAGTTGTATTAGGAATTGTCAACTACTACTCCATTTATACTTTATTAAAAGCTTTAAATGCAGAACACTTTGAAAGTTCGACCATTTTTACTGTCAATAATGTTGCTATTGTCATGTTATCCACTGTAATAGGCTTATTGTTATTTAAAGAAAAATTGTCTCTAAAAAACTGGATAGGAATTAGCATTGCCATTATTTCTATAATTCTAGTAACTTTAGCTTAG